In Deltaproteobacteria bacterium PRO3, one DNA window encodes the following:
- a CDS encoding aminotransferase class I/II-fold pyridoxal phosphate-dependent enzyme produces the protein MEFDRIKRLPPYTLGVVTQLMSEARKRGEDIINLGMGNPDLPTPPHIVNKLVEAAKKPKNHRYSVSRGIPKLRMAICDWYKRNYGVELDFDREAIATIGAKEGLSHLMLATTAPGDVVIVQNPSYPIHIYSTVIAGADARSVRTDDETDFFENLDRATKSIWPKPKLLILSFPSNPTGQTVDLPFFERVIAFAKEHGMIVVHDFAYADLVFEGPKPPSILQVVGAKDVAVEFYTLSKSYSMPGWRVGFCVGNREIIAALSKIKSYMDYGMFQPIQIAATVALNGPEKCVKEIVEIYRERRDALCDGLNRVGWPIVKPRATMFVWARIPEAFTAMGSLEFSKYLLQEAKVAVSPGIGFGEHGEGYVRFALVENVKRIKQAVQGIKKALNKR, from the coding sequence ATGGAATTCGACCGCATCAAACGCCTCCCGCCTTACACCCTCGGCGTCGTGACCCAGCTCATGAGCGAGGCCCGCAAGCGCGGCGAGGACATCATCAACCTGGGCATGGGAAACCCCGACTTGCCCACGCCGCCGCACATCGTGAACAAGCTCGTCGAGGCCGCGAAGAAGCCCAAGAACCACCGCTACTCGGTCTCGCGCGGCATCCCCAAGCTGCGGATGGCGATCTGCGACTGGTACAAGCGCAACTACGGCGTCGAGCTCGACTTCGACCGAGAGGCCATCGCGACGATCGGCGCGAAGGAGGGGCTTTCGCACCTCATGCTTGCGACCACCGCGCCCGGCGACGTGGTCATCGTGCAGAACCCGTCCTATCCGATACACATTTACTCGACGGTCATCGCCGGCGCCGACGCGCGCAGCGTGCGCACCGACGACGAGACGGATTTTTTCGAGAACCTCGACCGCGCCACCAAGAGCATCTGGCCCAAGCCGAAGTTGTTGATCTTGAGCTTCCCGTCCAATCCGACGGGGCAGACGGTCGACTTGCCCTTCTTCGAACGCGTCATCGCCTTCGCCAAAGAGCACGGCATGATCGTCGTGCACGACTTTGCTTACGCCGACCTGGTCTTCGAGGGTCCGAAGCCGCCCAGCATCCTCCAGGTGGTGGGCGCGAAGGACGTGGCGGTCGAGTTTTACACGCTCTCCAAGAGCTACAGCATGCCGGGCTGGCGGGTCGGCTTCTGCGTCGGCAACCGCGAGATCATCGCTGCCCTCAGCAAGATCAAAAGCTACATGGACTACGGTATGTTTCAGCCCATCCAGATCGCCGCGACAGTGGCCCTGAATGGCCCCGAGAAGTGCGTCAAGGAGATCGTCGAGATCTACCGCGAGCGCCGCGACGCGCTCTGCGACGGGCTCAACCGCGTCGGTTGGCCGATCGTGAAGCCGCGGGCGACGATGTTCGTTTGGGCGAGGATTCCCGAGGCCTTCACGGCGATGGGCAGCCTTGAGTTCAGCAAATACCTCCTGCAGGAGGCCAAGGTCGCGGTCTCGCCGGGCATCGGCTTCGGCGAGCACGGCGAGGGCTACGTGCGCTTCGCCTTAGTCGAGAACGTCAAGCGCATCAAGCAGGCCGTGCAG